The proteins below come from a single Mangifera indica cultivar Alphonso chromosome 16, CATAS_Mindica_2.1, whole genome shotgun sequence genomic window:
- the LOC123198561 gene encoding pentatricopeptide repeat-containing protein At2g22410, mitochondrial-like: protein MVLPLRNLTVGSRFKQALCCFHFQSLHKFKSANHETLHFHLEKCTSMNQIKQIHAQIILQGPTNQILTLGKLISFCAVSNNGNLEYARLVFDRITEPNKFMYNSLIRGYSTGDNPIKAILLYREMTYMGLGPNEFTLPFVLKACASVSAYWVAVAVHGHSFKQGIGSQVYVQNALIYVYVACGLILCARKVFDEIPQRTLVSWNSMIGGYSKMSCCKEAFLLFKEMRDLGLELDEISLVNLLSVCSQSCDLDLGRYLHLYMVVTGVEIDVIVRNALLDMYAKCGDLHSAQTVFERMSYKNVVSWTSMVTAFAKHQLVNSARDVFDRMPEKNVVSWNSMISCYIREGHCKDALNLFHEMSDLGVEADETTLVCVLSACSQIGDLVMGKKVHNYIYNNDTIPSVTLCNALIDMYAKCGFAGRALDIFSEMPEKNLVSWNVIIGAVALHGYGLKGVNLFEEMLGGRIWRPDEITFMGLLSACSHSGLVDIGKYYFDRMKSVYGVSPEIQHYACMVDLLGRGGFLEEAVRLIGRMPMKPDVVIWGALLGACRTHCNVEIGKLILKQLLELEPNSSGLYVLIANLFSESQRWEDVKNIRKLMNDCGIMKCKAISFIEIEGCVHEFMVDDKRHEESSNIFSMLDQLTDDLKSIGYACNYFGASLDSEER from the coding sequence ATGGTTTTACCTCTCAGAAATTTGACTGTTGGTTCCCGTTTTAAACAAGCCCTCTgctgttttcattttcaatctcTACACAAATTCAAGTCTGCAAATCACGAAACCCTCCATTTTCATCTAGAGAAATGTACCTCAATGaaccaaatcaaacaaattcatGCCCAAATCATTCTTCAGGGCCCTACCAATCAGATCCTCACACTTGGGAAGCTAATCTCCTTTTGTGCTGTAAGTAACAACGGAAATCTCGAATATGCCCGGCTCGTATTCGACCGAATAACTGAACCCAATAAATTTATGTACAATAGCTTGATAAGGGGTTACTCAACTGGTGACAACCCAATAAAAGCTATTTTATTGTACCGTGAAATGACATATATGGGCCTTGGTCCCAATGAGTTTACTCTTCCATTTGTTCTAAAAGCATGCGCTAGTGTATCAGCGTATTGGGTTGCTGTGGCTGTCCATGGTCATAGTTTTAAACAAGGCATTGGATCTCAAGTTTATGTGCAAAATGCACTTATTTATGTGTATGTTGCTTGTGGATTAATTTTATGCGCTAGGAAAGTGTTTGATGAAATTCCCCAGAGGACTTTGGTCTCATGGAATTCGATGATTGGTGGATATTCTAAAATGAGTTGCTGCAAAGAAGCTTTTTTGTTGTTCAAAGAGATGAGAGATTTGGGTTTGGAGCTTGATGAGATTAGCTTAGTTAATTTGCTTTCTGTTTGCTCACAAAGTTGTGATCTAGATTTAGGGAGGTATCTACATCTTTATATGGTAGTTACTGGGGTTGAGATTGATGTAATTGTAAGAAATGCGCTTTTAGATATGTATGCTAAGTGTGGGGATTTGCATTCAGCTCAAACAGTATTTGAGCGGATGTCTTACAAAAATGTGGTTTCTTGGACTTCCATGGTTACTGCATTTGCTAAACATCAGCTTGTCAACTCTGCTAGGGATGTTTTTGACCGGATGCCTGAAAAGAATGTGGTTTCATGGAATTCCATGATTTCCTGTTACATTCGAGAAGGTCACTGCAAGGATGCTCTTAATCTCTTCCATGAGATGTCTGATTTGGGAGTCGAAGCCGATGAAACCACCCTCGTTTGTGTTCTTTCAGCCTGTAGTCAGATTGGTGATTTAGTCATGGGAAAGAAAGTTCACAATTACATTTACAATAATGATACAATACCTAGTGTTACTCTATGTAATGCCCTTATTGacatgtatgcaaaatgtggtTTTGCAGGAAGAGCTTTGGACATCTTTAGTGAGATGCCTGAAAAGAATTTAGTTTCTTGGAATGTAATTATTGGAGCTGTAGCATTGCATGGTTATGGATTAAAAGGGGTTAATCTCTTTGAAGAGATGCTAGGTGGTAGGATCTGGCGACCTGATGAGATCACCTTCATGGGATTACTTTCTGCTTGTAGTCACAGTGGGCTTGTAGACATTGgcaaatattactttgatagAATGAAATCTGTTTACGGTGTTTCACCTGAAATTCAGCATTATGCTTGTATGGTTGATCTACTTGGTCGAGGTGGATTCTTAGAAGAAGCGGTTAGGCTAATAGGACGAATGCCAATGAAGCCTGATGTTGTCATTTGGGGTGCTTTGCTCGGTGCCTGTAGAACCCATTGCAATGTAGAAATTGGGAAGCTAATTCTAAAGCAGCTTCTGGAATTAGAGCCAAATAGTTCAGGGCTTTATGTACTTATAGCAAACTTATTCAGTGAATCGCAAAGATGGGAAGATGTGAAGAATATTCGGAAACTAATGAACGACTGTGGGATCATGAAGTGTAAAGCAATTAGTTTCATTGAAATTGAGGGCTGTGTTCACGAGTTCATGGTTGATGACAAGAGACATGAAGAGTCAAGTAATATATTTTCCATGCTTGATCAATTGACAGATGATTTGAAATCTATTGGTTATGCATGCAACTATTTTGGTGCATCTTTGGACTCAGAGGAAAGATAG
- the LOC123198562 gene encoding CASP-like protein ARALYDRAFT_485429: MEEEELPGAMGTSASLALRLGQIIFSSASLLFMSFHVEFYSYTSYCYLVSVMGLVIPWSMALALLDAYSIFLKSLPRRPRIMLIVIIGDWVLSFLSLAGACSTASVTELLIEAGEAYCPFKLCRRYQLSAATAFFSWFLSFGSSLFNLWLLPSLYPSPPYI; this comes from the exons ATGGAGGAAGAAGAACTGCCAGGAGCAATGGGCACCAGCGCCAGTCTGGCTTTGCGATTGGGTCAGATAATTTTCTCCTCTGCATCGCTTCTTTTTATGAGTTTTCATGTTGAGTTCTACAGCTACACTTCTTACTG TTACTTGGTTTCAGTCATGGGTTTGGTGATTCCATGGAGTATGGCACTGGCACTACTAGATGCCTATTCAATCTTCCTAAAATCTTTACCCCGTCGACCAAGAATTATGTTGATAGTCATTATAGGAGATTGG GTTTTGTCATTTCTGTCGTTAGCTGGAGCGTGTTCAACAGCTAGTGTCACAGAGCTCTTGATTGAAGCTGGTGAGGCGTATTGCCCTTTTAAGTTGTGCAGAAGATATCAACTGTCTGCTGCCACCGCTTTCTTCTCTTGGTTTCTATCATTTGGCTCTAGTCTCTTCAATCTTTGGCTCCTCCCTTCTTTGTACCCGTCACCACCCTATATATAG
- the LOC123199415 gene encoding oxygen-evolving enhancer protein 1, chloroplastic: MAASLQAAATLMQPTRVGVAPFRQLRSSQSVSKAFGVDSAGARLTCSLQTDLKDLAHKCFDATKIAGFALATSALVVSGASAEGVPKRLTYDEIQSKTYMEVKGTGTANQCPTIEGGVDSFVFKPGKYQAKKFCLEPTSFTVKAEGVNKNAPPEFQKTKLMTRLTYTLDEIEGPFEVSPDGNVKFVEKDGIDYAAVTVQLPGGERVPFLFTIKELVASGKPESFGGEFLVPSYRGSSFLDPKGRGGSTGYENAVALPAGGRGDEEDLRKENIKTFESSKGKIILSVTKSKPESGEVIGVFESVQPSDTDMGAKVPKEVKIQGIWYAQLES, from the exons ATGGCAGCCTCACTACAAGCCGCGGCTACGCTCATGCAACCCACTAGGGTGGGTGTCGCTCCTTTTCGCCAGTTGAGGTCTTCTCAAAGCGTTTCAAAGGCTTTTGGTGTGGATTCAGCTGGTGCTAGGCTCACTTGCTCTTTGCAGACTGACTTAAAGGACTTGGCACATAAATGTTTTGATGCAACCAAAATCGCTGGCTTTGCCCTTGCCACTTCTGCTCTTGTCGTTTCG GGAGCAAGTGCTGAGGGTGTTCCAAAGAGGCTAACCTATGATGAAATCCAAAGCAAAACATACATGGAAGTAAAGGGAACAGGAACTGCTAACCAGTGCCCAACAATTGAAGGTGGTGTTGACTCATTTGTCTTCAAGCCAGGCAAATACCAAGCCAAGAAGTTCTGTTTAGAACCCACTTCATTCACCGTCAAGGCTGAGGGTGTGAACAAGAATGCCCCACCAGAATTCCAAAAAACCAAGCTCATGACGCGTCTTACCTACACTCTTGACGAGATTGAAGGCCCTTTTGAAGTCTCTCCTGATGGCAATGTCAAATTTGTTGAGAAGGATGGTATTGACTATGCTGCAGTGACAGTTCAGCTGCCTGGTGGCGAACGAGTCCCCTTTCTTTTCACCATCAAAGAGCTGGTGGCATCAGGCAAACCTGAAAGCTTTGGGGGAGAGTTTCTTGTCCCATCCTACAGGGGATCATCTTTCTTGGACCCAAAGGGCAGGGGTGGTTCAACCGGCTATGAAAATGCTGTTGCATTGCCTGCTGGAGGCAGAGGAGATGAGGAAGATCTCCGGAAGGAGAACATCAAGACCTTTGAATcttcaaaaggaaaaatcatCCTGAGTGTAACCAAGAGCAAGCCAGAGAGTGGAGAGGTTATTGGAGTTTTTGAGAGCGTTCAGCCATCTGATACTGATATGGGGGCAAAGGTTCCAAAGGAAGTGAAGATCCAAGGCATTTGGTATGCTCAGCTTGAGTCATAA
- the LOC123198583 gene encoding cold-regulated 413 plasma membrane protein 2-like — MGRMDYLAMKTDDQVAADLINSDINELKLAAKNLFNHATKLGGLGFGTSFLKWVASFAAIYLLILDRTNWRTNMLTALLIPYIFFSLPSVLFNFFRGEVGRWIAFIAVVLRLFFPRHFPDWLEMPGSLILLLAVAPSFFAVTLKNSWVGVLICLLIGCYLLQEHIRASGGFRNSFTQTHGISNTVGIILLLVYPVWALVLHFI; from the exons ATGGGGAGGATGGATTATCTGGCAATGAAAACTGACGATCAGGTTGCTGCTGACTTGATCAACTCTGATATCAATGAGCTTAAGCTTGCTGCAAAGAATCTGTTTAACCATGCAACTAAACTTGGTGGTCTTGGCTTCGGAACCTCTTTTCTCAAATGGGTTGCCTCCTTTGCTGCTAT TTACTTGTTGATATTGGATCGAACAAACTGGAGAACAAACATGCTGACTGCACTTTTAATTCCATATATATTCTTCAGTCTTCCATCAGTACTGTTCAACTTTTTTAG AGGAGAGGTTGGAAGATGGATTGCTTTCATTGCAGTTGTACTGAGACTTTTCTTCCCAAGGCATTTCCCAG ACTGGCTGGAGATGCCAGGATCATTGATCCTTCTTCTGGCTGTGGCACCAAGTTTCTTTGCAGTAACGTTGAAGAACAGCTGGGTTGGTGTTTTAATATGTCTACTTATTGGTTGTTACCTATTGCAAGAGCATATTCGAGCATCGGGTGGATTCAGAAATTCCTTCACTCAAACTCATGGAATATCAAACACTGTTGGCATTATCCTTCTGTTGGTGTATCCTGTGTGGGCACTGGTGCTCCACTTTATCTAG
- the LOC123199458 gene encoding BTB/POZ domain-containing protein At5g66560-like, whose protein sequence is MSEKMAAEKPTTSSASASASKGQAWFCTTGLPSDIVIEVDDMTFHLHKFPLMSKSRKLHQMITEQETNPSTSIVREEAARTEIEEEEEEITCNISFPDFPGGSETFEMVAKFCYGVKMELSSSTVAPLRCAGEYLEMTEDYAEDNLISKTERYFAQSVFKSLKESIKCLKSCEKVISLAESLNIIHRCINSIVSRASSADPALFGWPVTEGGGTSNQGLWNGIENGLRRRGAKLSESHSWFEDLSLLSLSLFKRLMNAMKEGDLSQEIIESCLMHYAKKYIPGLSRASRKPSSSSTIHSETEQRELLETVIVNLPLEKSAAAASTTATRFLFGLLRAANILNASESCRSALEKKIGSQLDQATLDDLLIPSYSYLNETLYDVNCIERILGYYLEGLQIQQNQDETARSPPLMLVGKLFDGYLSEIASDTNLKPDKFYNLATSLPDQARLFDDGLYRAVDLYLKAHPWLPEAEREKISGIIDCQKLTLEACTHAAQNERLPVRAVVQVLFFEQLQLRHAIAGTLLAAETAPQELGRTSGLRQEEEEAEVEAKEEEVVGGEASGSATWRAAVRENQVLRLDMDSMRTRVHQLERECSTMKKVIEKIEKKGGPGGGWRESVNRKFGCKFKTQVCDSHEQTVVDNRKGRQHQRQQQ, encoded by the exons ATGTCTGAGAAAATGGCTGCCGAGAAGCCCACGACTAGCTCTGCCTCTGCCTCTGCTTCTAAAGGCCAAGCATG GTTTTGTACTACTGGTTTACCTAGTGACATTGTGATCGAAGTCGACGATATGACCTTTCATCTTCACAAA TTTCCTCTAATGTCCAAGAGTCGAAAGCTTCACCAAATGATAACCGAACAAGAAACAAATCCTTCAACCAGTATAGTAAGAGAAGAGGCAGCACGAACTGaaatcgaagaagaagaagaagaaattaccTGCAACATCAGTTTCCCTGACTTCCCGGGAGGATCAGAAACCTTCGAGATGGTGGCCAAGTTCTGTTATGGTGTTAAAATGGAGCTCTCCTCTTCTACGGTGGCGCCTCTGCGATGCGCTGGAGAGTATCTCGAAATGACTGAAGACTACGCCGAAGATAACCTTATATCCAAGACGGAGAGGTATTTCGCTCAATCCGTTTTCAAGAGCTTAAAGGAGTCAATTAAATGCTTGAAATCCTGCGAAAAGGTCATCTCATTAGCGGAGAGTTTAAACATTATCCACAGATGTATAAACTCAATTGTTTCAAGAGCTTCATCTGCAGATCCCGCTTTGTTTGGCTGGCCGGTTACTGAAGGCGGAGGAACTTCAAATCAAGGTTTATGGAACGGAATCGAAAACGGTCTACGAAGAAGAGGCGCAAAACTCTCAGAATCTCACTCCTGGTTTGAAGATCTCTCGCTCTTGAGCTTGTCTCTGTTTAAGCGCTTAATGAATGCAATGAAAGAGGGAGATCTGAGTCAGGAAATTATTGAAAGCTGCTTAATGCATTACGCTAAAAAGTACATTCCAGGCTTATCAAGAGCAAGCAGAAAGCCGAGTTCATCCTCAACAATACATTCAGAGACTGAACAGAGAGAGCTATTAGAAACCGTAATTGTTAATCTTCCTTTAGAGAAGAGCGCTGCTGCCGCGTCAACAACCGCAACGAGGTTTTTATTCGGTTTACTTAGAGCTGCTAATATACTAAACGCATCCGAATCCTGTCGTTCTGCCTTAGAGAAGAAAATCGGATCTCAGCTCGATCAAGCCACACTTGATGATCTGCTAATCCCTAGCTATTCCTATCTGAACGAAACTCTGTATGACGTTAATTGCATTGAAAGAATTTTAGGTTACTACTTGGAGGGATtgcaaattcaacaaaatcagGACGAAACTGCAAGATCTCCGCCGTTAATGCTCGTCGGTAAATTGTTCGACGGTTATCTCTCAGAGATCGCATCTGATACTAATCTCAAACCGGACAAATTCTACAATTTAGCAACCTCTCTTCCCGATCAAGCTAGACTCTTCGACGACGGACTTTATAGAGCTGTGGATCTTTATCTTAAG gcGCATCCGTGGTTACCGGAGGCGGAGCGTGAAAAGATTAGCGGAATAATAGACTGCCAGAAGCTGACACTAGAGGCGTGCACACACGCGGCGCAGAATGAGCGTTTACCTGTAAGAGCGGTGGTTCAGGTTTTGTTTTTTGAGCAGTTACAGTTACGCCACGCCATTGCAGGCACTCTATTGGCGGCAGAGACGGCGCCACAGGAATTGGGGAGAACGTCAGGATTAAGgcaggaggaggaggaggcaGAGGTAGAAGCAAAAGAAGAGGAAGTAGTTGGTGGAGAGGCGAGTGGAAGTGCCACGTGGAGAGCAGCAGTGAGGGAGAACCAAGTGCTACGGTTGGATATGGATAGCATGAGGACGCGGGTGCATCAGCTAGAAAGGGAGTGTTCGACGATGAAGAAGGTGATCGAGAAGATCGAAAAGAAGGGTGGTCCAGGTGGCGGTTGGAGAGAGTCAGTGAATAGGAAGTTTGGGTGTAAGTTCAAAACACAGGTCTGTGATTCACACGAACAAACGGTTGTGGACAACAGAAAGGGACGGCAACACCAGCGCCAACAACAGTAG